The genomic window CAAAGGTAGTGGCGATAcagaatactgttttattgtttagagtattttacattttacaaataaaaacaattcaaatttttaatacttatgattagaTACAGAAGACAAGAAAGAGGGAAAGGTCAAGATTTCCAGAGGGCCACAAGGCAAGGTCGGGAGGCCTGGGAGGTGGCCACAAGTAAGGGCCAAGAGGTCTGGAGGATGGCCACGGGATAGGATCAGTGTCTGGAGATCTGAGAGACGGCCACAGGACAGGAACGGTTTCAGGTGGTCTGGGAGGCAACCTCAGGACAGGAACGGGTTCAGGAGGTCTGGAAGGTGGCGCCACTAGATGCAGAGCCGAGGGAGGCGCAGTCTCAGGGGGCGGCGACAAGGAAGGCGGAACCACAGGAAGCGGCGCCATAGAAGGCGGGGCTGTAAATGCCTCTGGAGGCGGAGTCTGGGAAGGCGGAACCGAGGTGGCCTCGGGAGGCAGAGTTGCAGGAGCCGTGGACAACATATTTGCAGGAGCCGTGAAAGCCACAGAAGGCGATGCCGTGGAAGCCAGGGGAGTCTTGACGGGCGCAGCCGTGAGAGCCATAGAAGGCGGAGCAACCTCGGGAGTCTCGGG from Amia ocellicauda isolate fAmiCal2 chromosome 19, fAmiCal2.hap1, whole genome shotgun sequence includes these protein-coding regions:
- the LOC136714995 gene encoding uncharacterized protein LOC136714995; the encoded protein is MEPSPVPAALPSAPAAASEAPPPVAEASEVSKAPPPEASTAPAPPETPEVAPPSMALTAAPVKTPLASTASPSVAFTAPANMLSTAPATLPPEATSVPPSQTPPPEAFTAPPSMAPLPVVPPSLSPPPETAPPSALHLVAPPSRPPEPVPVLRLPPRPPETVPVLWPSLRSPDTDPIPWPSSRPLGPYLWPPPRPPDLALWPSGNLDLSLFLVFCI